The following proteins are encoded in a genomic region of Nakaseomyces glabratus chromosome J, complete sequence:
- the NUP188 gene encoding Nup188p (CAGL0J06534g~Ortholog(s) have structural constituent of nuclear pore activity and role in mRNA export from nucleus in response to heat stress, nuclear pore organization, protein import into nucleus, regulation of G2/M transition of mitotic cell cycle): MMAMTMEYRDVAGFLNSIEDDAINKEHINAVSAFLEKNKRQLLELQLGSNESTKHNDNNDTKRIIARKILGYDYDFEGSNEYNLNEFLEKELLERNSMVDIMVDLNTRRHICDRYIPDLNVNNAKNEDSLTGRISTVIDVLLNTLTATNSVDECVLQCMDHLEELHLDNEDTIQDIIDLIINYNILYCFKLLKLLTLYIINRNVAVSLTQKWFSNFSEIVNQVTLISSTHSNRRFLDNTERSMVDTLFIAKLESTISIVSIVFLGLSSAREDSNLNMDTDFLHDVATFELVHSVLLDEMHKKRMPIVLYMWSFILCAKSIIAEDDSDEITSINELDFIRKCFPQDSIHSMSILFAKNAEDIGLLAKFLETSNCIRNDNIFTTLFASFMTLSVNFIPFTASTTKIIKSVLNDLPRGVIENFISNNAFITKFDTIKAKLPLIDEGLLPFINLTSINEELAEFNWEAFGSYAVKMPLGSIDYDVADRSNSNDSSTLEQIQLSSEVLVKPPFEQDDDVLMPLPKSTKAFIVADVPAITSGKEHTKDSIVKYNSEDGSSNFTTNNVTNETLLVFDYQYNGWSLLGRILQNLSILYTVKGNDINYEQKEFMIAAISLLSNIMSSTIPVDHSIKILESLSSQLSKPRDDDIISVVFKIFERALHKRNYELLCICASFTNVLVRRFPHFVWAYLSTSDLLDHYGKSGLVNIILGSIELTNGEYDFTISIAKMTVGLIDDAVTTSLYSDSGVPLKTKKSILSNLIVHLLNVYESFQFWKYSKSIEQRFELSLELTKAFSKILYFVHGIDSETPPENKITNVLSKAADTITNAFLVPDSYDPPVVISLINTITSPKNKTIYIFGNGLFDELYDHVVQKAYDLANLLVSIRGVSKLNASSLERMLFCQSPKLIDIYLTKPTLKISIVKLLNSLVGVPWSSEYPFLYSYLGHTYSEKFLSSIIKDLTTTLQDYQLAKTLYVFFGTLIRSKQDGLSILFLTGRAPDKAISSSLKNTSKDNQISILNVLKNNAKKMDQYPETTCCYLLEAISYAFNTWSNARNLDEDNDFIVSLLNKLENLMDATVGTNSSDDSQVTHDKELKRRYKLIARIVEIFALYIFTSKNPNSDLMSLLESDKIVPHLQKFFLIEGYQSDLQTNLEKNISEIWNKAELSMFALSPIAKTFINFDDNIFDISILDQCLGNDSSWTGTDSIRNQIIDASSNLQSTVAQVAAAKSWGALITAFIKRKNSIVPECYMSLLSDLLQYNIEYGVEAPIFTDVYMERLELVFFFLYNIHNNGQQLPDKNIQKLLAQLLEILKSPEVNFLTNIPENTGSLLYRPILRSILLLLSMVKDGPQFVELNADLLIQTNEESFCKGLYLLFSNILSEINSMKATSGQYSIANIDEKIQDISLLLNIVVKTQELNPSSEFNSIFASSLYEVGTLQVMLNLYSSSHLYLVNDEPILGQLSLSIIAELCMIREVAEKLITNGLFTVLVESPLSVALQRNAIKTSSQPRIHYIWSNGLLSITLILLSNFGSKILPETYLFISYFSNQIGNVLSSWFDSNMSVSTALVNETKQIILLQKMLEAINKVNSVSTSRNNSTVQNPDNVKQIPGLVSEQDYKQLNSALKKLLTHPKYLNSRIVASTTDEQHMLEEISRRNELSTIISNQIKEIQDLLFETL; this comes from the coding sequence ATGATGGCGATGACGATGGAGTACAGAGACGTTGCCGGGTTTCTAAATAGCATTGAGGATGATGCGATAAACAAGGAGCATATTAATGCCGTCAGCGCATTTCTAGAGAAGAATAAAAGGCAGTTACTGGAATTGCAATTGGGATCAAATGAGAGCACCAAGCACAATGATAACAACGATACTAAGAGAATTATTGCTAGGAAAATATTGGGATATGACTACGATTTTGAGGGGTCCAATGAGTATAATTTGAATGAGTTTCTGGAGAAAGAATTGTTGGAACGTAACTCGATGGTGGATATTATGGTTGATCTAAATACTAGGCGGCACATATGCGATAGATACATTCCTGATTTGAATGTAAACAATGCAAAGAATGAGGATTCATTGACCGGAAGAATATCGACTGTTATTGATGTTCTGCTGAATACTCTAACAGCAACAAATAGTGTCGACGAATGTGTCTTACAATGTATGGACCACTTGGAAGAGTTGCACCTCGACAATGAGGACACAATCCAAGATATAATTGATTTGATCATCAACTATAACATTCTGTATTGTTTCAAACTATTGAAGTTATTAACACTATACATAATAAACCGTAACGTGGCTGTCTCTTTAACCCAGAAATGGTTTTCTAATTTTAGCGAGATTGTTAATCAAGTTACACTAATATCTTCTACCCATTCAAACAGAAGATTCTTGGATAATACAGAAAGGTCAATGGTTGATACATTATTCATTGCTAAATTAGAATCAACAATTTCCATTGTATCAATAGTGTTTTTGGGATTATCTAGCGCTCGAGAAGATAGCAATCTCAATATGGATACTGACTTCCTACATGACGTTGCTACATTCGAACTAGTACACTCTGTTCTGTTGGATGAGATGCATAAAAAGCGTATGCCAATTGTTCTGTATATGTGGTCTTTTATTCTTTGCGCAAAATCAATTATAGCAGAGGATGATAGCGACGAAATAACATCGATTAACGAGCTAGATTTTATTAGAAAATGCTTTCCACAAGATTCAATTCATTCTATGAGTATACTATTTGCTAAAAATGCAGAAGATATTGGTCTCTTGGCGAAGTTCCTTGAGACATCAAACTGCATAAGAAACGATAATATCTTCACTACTCTATTTGCATCTTTCATGACATTATCGGTCAATTTTATCCCTTTTACAGCATCTACTACTAAAATTATCAAATCAGTGCTTAATGATCTACCAAGGGGTGTCATCGAGAActttatttcaaataatgCATTTATTACAAAATTCGATACAATCAAGGCAAAATTACCTCTAATTGATGAAGGTTTACTTCCCTTTATTAATCTCACTTCAATAAATGAGGAGCTGGCTGAATTTAACTGGGAAGCATTTGGCTCTTATGCTGTAAAAATGCCATTAGGCTCAATAGATTATGATGTGGCGGATAGAAGTAATAGTAACGATTCTTCTACCCTAGAGCAAATTCAACTCAGCTCTGAAGTGTTGGTAAAACCACCATTTGAACAAGATGATGATGTATTAATGCCACTCCCCAAATCGACAAAGGCTTTTATTGTGGCTGACGTGCCCGCAATTACCTCTGGGAAGGAACATACAAAAGACTCAATAGTGAAATACAATTCTGAAGATGGAAGTAGTAACTTTACGACAAATAATGTTACTAACGAAACGCTTCTTGTCTTTGACTATCAGTATAATGGATGGTCATTGCTAGGAAgaatattacaaaatttATCCATTTTATACACTGTCAAAGGGAATGATATCAATTATGAACAAAAGGAATTTATGATAGCCGCTATCAGTCTTTTGTCTAATATCATGTCTTCTACTATACCTGTTGATCATTCaattaaaatattagagTCACTTTCTTCGCAATTATCCAAACCAAGAGATGATGACATAATATCTGTGgtatttaaaatttttgaaagagctTTGCATAAGAGAAATTATGAGCTACTGTGCATTTGTGCCTCCTTTACTAATGTTCTAGTCCGTAGATTCCCACACTTCGTATGGGCCTACCTTTCGACTTCTGACTTGTTAGATCACTACGGAAAATCCGGACTTgtgaatattattttagGATCAATTGAGCTAACAAATGGTGAATATGACTTTACAATTTCTATCGCTAAGATGACTGTAGGCTTGATTGATGATGCTGTTACCACTAGCCTATATTCTGATTCTGGGGTACCATTGAAGACTAAAAAATCGATTTTATCAAACCTTATCGTTCATTTGCTAAATGTTTATGAAAGTTTTCAGTTCTGGAAATATTCTAAATCTATAGAACAAAGATTTGAGCTCTCTCTGGAACTAACAAAAGccttttcaaaaatactCTACTTTGTTCACGGAATTGATTCAGAAACACCTCCggaaaacaaaattacGAATGTACTTTCAAAAGCAGCGGATACAATCACCAACGCATTCTTAGTCCCAGACTCCTACGATCCTCCTGTGGTGATCTCATTAATAAATACTATCACATCCCCCAAGAATAAAacaatttatatttttggaaaTGGGCTATTTGATGAACTATATGATCATGTTGTTCAAAAAGCATACGATTTAGCTAATCTTCTGGTTTCTATTAGAGGAGTTTCAAAACTCAATGCCAGCTCTCTTGAAAGGATGTTGTTTTGCCAATCACCTAAATTAATCGACATTTATTTAACTAAACCaacattaaaaatatcaatagtGAAATTATTGAACAGCCTGGTTGGAGTACCATGGTCTAGTGAGTATCCATTTTTGTACTCATATCTTGGACATACTTACTCTGAAAAGTTTTTGTCTTCAATTATCAAGGATTTGACCACAACACTACAGGATTATCAACTGGCAAAGACGctatatgttttttttggaaCTTTGATAAGAAGCAAACAAGATGGTTTATCAATCCTATTCCTAACGGGAAGAGCTCCGGATAAAGCTATATCGTCCAGTTTAAAGAATACTTCGAAAGACAACCAAATTTCTATCTTGAACGTATTGAAGAacaatgcaaaaaaaatggatcAATATCCTGAGACAACCTGCTGTTATTTGCTTGAGGCCATATCCTATGCATTTAATACATGGAGTAATGCGAGAAACTTAGATGAAGACAATGACTTTATTGTATCTCTGCTTAATAAGCTGGAAAATTTAATGGATGCAACTGTTGGAACTAATTCCTCAGACGATAGCCAGGTGACTCATGacaaagaattgaaaagacGCTATAAGCTAATTGCTAGAATTGTAGAGATTTTTGCTCTATACATTTTTACATCGAAAAACCCTAATAGTGATTTAATGTCTTTGCTTGAAAGTGACAAGATTGTTCCTCACCTCCAAAAGTTTTTCTTGATCGAAGGTTACCAAAGTGACTTACAGACAAACCTAGAGAAGAATATATCAGAAATTTGGAACAAAGCAGAACTTTCTATGTTCGCTCTTTCACCTATTGCCAAAACattcattaattttgaCGATAACATTTTTGACATTTCGATATTGGATCAATGTTTAGGTAATGACTCGTCTTGGACTGGTACCGATAGCATAAGAAATCAAATTATCGATGCATCTTCTAATTTACAAAGCACAGTAGCTCAAGTAGCTGCAGCTAAATCATGGGGCGCTTTAATTACTGCTTTCATcaagagaaaaaatagTATTGTTCCAGAATGCTACATGTCTTTGCTATCCGATCTTttacaatataatatcGAGTATGGCGTTGAAGCTCCTATTTTCACAGATGTTTATATGGAAAGATTAGAGcttgtgttttttttcttgtacAATATTCACAATAACGGTCAACAGCTTCCAGATaaaaatatccaaaaaCTATTAGCTCAATTATTAGAAATACTCAAAAGTCCAGAGGTTAATTTTTTGACAAATATACCGGAAAATACTGGTTCATTGCTATACAGACCAATATTACGTTCCATCTTACTATTACTATCTATGGTAAAAGATGGCCCTCAATTTGTGGAGCTAAATGCCGACCTTCTAATACAAACCAACGAAGAATCCTTCTGTAAAGGACTATATTTGCTATTCTCTAATATTCTCTCCGAAATCAATAGCATGAAAGCTACATCTGGACAATATTCTATTGCAAACATCGATGAAAAAATTCAGGACATTTCTCTATTACTGAATATAGTTGTAAAAACACAGGAGCTAAACCCCTCTTCAGAATTCAATTCCATTTTTGCTTCATCACTTTATGAAGTGGGTACATTACAAGTGATGCTAAATTTATATTCCAGCTCCCATTTGTATTTAGTCAACGATGAACCAATCCTGGGTCAGTTAAGTTTGAGCATTATTGCAGAATTGTGCATGATAAGAGAAGTTGCAGAAAAACTTATAACTAATGGACTATTTACAGTTCTTGTTGAATCTCCACTTTCGGTTGCGTTACAGAGAAATGCGATTAAAACTTCAAGTCAACCAAGGATCCATTATATTTGGAGCAATGGATTATTGTCAATTACCTTAATTCTATTGAGTAACTTCGGTTCGAAAATCTTACCAGAGACCTATCTTTTCATCTCTTACTTTTCCAATCAGATCGGAAATGTCTTGAGTTCTTGGTTCGACAGCAACATGTCTGTATCAACTGCTTTAGTCAATGAAACTAAACAAATAATCCTATTGCAAAAAATGCTGGAGGCTATAAACAAGGTCAATTCAGTATCCACATCCAGAAACAACAGTACAGTTCAGAACCCGGATAATGTGAAACAAATCCCAGGTCTTGTTTCAGAACAGGACTATAAGCAATTGAATTCTgccttgaagaaattgttaACTCATCCAAAATATCTAAATTCCAGAATAGTTGCTTCTACGACTGATGAACAACATATGCTGGAGGAAATAAGCAGACGAAATGAGCTGTCCACGATCATTTCTaatcaaatcaaagaaatacaagATTTGCTTTTTGAAACATTGTAA
- the MDM1 gene encoding Mdm1p (CAGL0J06556g~Ortholog(s) have phosphatidylinositol-3-phosphate binding activity, role in mitochondrion inheritance, nucleus inheritance, vacuole-ER tethering and cell periphery, fungal-type vacuole, nucleus-vacuole junction localization), producing MQKLPSVFGFAILLFVPSLFRNGLLILCILSLAIIFLLCSIIKLQNFITGSHFKSKRINEIVSCHKNILPNNVATYKSKFITIDKYPRTASEIREIIEFIVTDFIQSWLLRIEKDNDQSLPNLIQSLLENTTDKIATIQADKNIVDIISTKCIPKITKHINIYKRCVTTEANLKRQTTLHKNSLHLAVEFNKYQKFHRNVSLRNHILDDSVKNYCLDKAQLIQKRILNENEASSTIVSSLVKEILAGSVLYPLINKLINPYDINLQIISMSERILKETKQVSRIRQLLNEETDTSGTTEELINNAKVWWLFKELPINNKQYELSLRYITTCGQIVPLHNIGYVLLLCFGILDDNIDKKASKQRLLLMLNLVEMRLKTFNSKLIYGPSLSSKVLNSKNSWRESTQFVKNFISTITFADIVQQNELILFFEEFLANENNINLKPLLSFICESNLILTPLDDSYEEDQSIVEPLAFYRQLKQFITETMIHALRNINAERTDNIMNFMSQNEPDMNIYFIDCLKSIRFLNNLVENILKQYFEQFKSSASFLNMITSSKFFQTNVYIKGILEFSLRQKSEDYSQENATNMGTKNSRIDQKLESIIFENGILANDLPKRNVEDSTLANALLDNYDKDKSIDDIQLSVPQESKELLFRPGLKSFKDIKEAIADLTLKINQTEKEDEILDHLLLKAELINDKEQLRILSKSKRAMKKDIERMDVARQLLLIQESSNALYGTTEVSISSFYEDVDEGGKKLITFYLVNVKRQNGDKSTSWEVSRRFNEFAVLYKYLHANYSKKLKKLDLSFPSKIPITENYNIAKVDICNERRIKFELFLNQLLQIQEICEDDLFRTFLTNPLSFSINRNPEELPLINNSQSYECIPELSLMDEGLRSTDDLVYDNKYLTSHYAKVPTSNETKSTVKIISEFFIAIFSSRTNSRWLRGRAIVTLLQQLMGSTIDKYMKEQGDKWSSDSHVSDLLASLKFLLWGPNGTFRRPKVDKKEISSNEKRKVEIKAFQMMQTLFIEQFGTFIGYQRSKEASKSLHEMLQNQYLNCNLVFELFDDIIDEFLLRKEELETNKITM from the coding sequence ATGCAAAAACTGCCGAGCGTGTTTGGGTTCGCAATCCTTTTATTTGTACCATCCTTATTTAGAAATGGCTTGTTAATTCTATGCATACTGTCTTTGGccataatatttttgcttTGCAGCATAATTAAACTGCAGAATTTTATTACAGGATCACACTTCAAGAGTAAACgaataaatgaaatagtTTCGTGTcataaaaatatactaCCAAATAATGTGGCCACCTATAAAAGTAAATTTATTACAATTGATAAATATCCTCGAACTGCATCAGAAATCAGGGAAATTATCGAGTTTATTGTCACTGATTTTATACAATCATGGCTTTTAAGAATCGAGAAGGATAACGACCAATCTCTTCCCAATTTAATTCAGTCCTTACTAGAGAATACAACTGATAAAATAGCGACTATTCAAGCAGACAAAAATATTGTTGATATCATTAGTACAAAATGTATCCCCAAGATTACAAAGCACATAAACATCTATAAACGATGTGTAACTACAGAAGCTAATTTGAAAAGGCAAACCACTCTTCATAAAAATAGCTTGCATTTAGCTGTAGAATTCAACAAGTACCAAAAGTTCCACAGAAATGTCTCACTCAGAAACCATATCTTGGATGATAGTGTAAAAAACTATTGTTTGGATAAAGCCCAGCTCATCCagaaaagaattttgaATGAGAATGAGGCTTCTTCCACAATTGTTTCATCTTTAGTGAAAGAGATACTGGCAGGCTCTGTATTGTATCCTTTAATTAATAAACTAATAAATCCGTATGATATTAATCTACAGATAATATCAATGTCTGaaagaattttgaaagaaacTAAACAAGTGTCTCGCATTCGACAGCtattaaatgaagaaaCTGATACTTCAGGTACTACGGAAGAACTGATAAATAACGCTAAAGTATGGTGGTTATTTAAAGAACTGCCCATAAATAATAAGCAATATGAGTTGAGCCTGAGATATATTACCACATGCGGACAAATCGTACCTTTACATAATATAGGATACGTACTATTATTATGCTTTGGTATCCTCGATGATAATATCGATAAAAAGGCATCAAAACAAAGGCTATTACTGATGCTGAACTTAGTTGAAATGCGACTGAAAACTTTTAATTCTAAGTTAATATATGGTCCttctttatcttcaaaGGTGCTTAATTCTAAGAATAGTTGGAGGGAATCAACACAATTtgtaaaaaattttattagcACTATTACATTTGCTGATATAGTTCAACAAAACGAATTGATATTGTTCTTCGAAGAATTTTTGGcgaatgaaaataatataaatctGAAACCATTGCTATCATTTATTTGTGAATCCAATCTCATTTTGACTCCACTTGATGATAGTTACGAGGAAGACCAATCAATTGTAGAGCCACTTGCTTTTTACAGGCAACTAAAACAGTTCATAACTGAAACCATGATACATGCTTTGCGAAATATAAATGCAGAACGGACAGATAATATCATGAATTTTATGTCACAAAACGAACCTGATATGAATATATACTTTATTGATTGTCTGAAAAGTATCCGatttttgaacaatttAGTTGAAAACATCCTAAAGCAATACTTTGAACAGTTTAAGTCATCAGCTTCATTTCTGAATATGATCACATCCTCCAAATTTTTCCAAACTAATGTTTACATAAAAGGTATTCTAGAATTTTCCCTGAGACAAAAAAGTGAAGATTACTCTCAAGAAAATGCAACAAATATGGGTACAAAAAACTCCAGAATTGATCAGAAACTGGAGTCTATAATCTTTGAAAACGGTATACTTGCAAATGATCTACCCAAAAGAAATGTAGAGGACTCCACTCTTGCCAACGCCTTGCTGGATAACTATGACAAAGATAAGTCTATAGATGATATCCAACTTTCAGTACCTCAAGAGAGCAAAGAATTACTATTCAGACCAGGTTTAAAGAGTTTCAAAGATATCAAAGAAGCCATAGCAGATCTAACATTAAAGATCAATCAAACTGAAAAGGAAGATGAAATACTAGATCATCTATTACTAAAGGCGGAATTAATCAATGACAAGGAACAATTGCGAATTCTATCAAAGTCAAAACGCGCAATGAAGAAAGATATAGAGCGAATGGATGTTGCAAGACAACTTCTTCTAATCCAAGAATCATCCAATGCATTATATGGCACAACCGAAGTgtcaatatcttctttttatgAAGATGTAGATGAAGGCGGTAAAAAACTAATTACCTTTTATTTGGTAAATGTTAAACGACAAAATGGCGATAAATCTACTTCATGGGAAGTTTCAAGGAGATTCAATGAGTTTGCTGTACTATACAAGTACTTGCACGCCAATTACTCTAAAAAGTTAAAAAAGTTAGATCTCTCATTTCCATCTAAGATTCCAATTACAGAAAATTACAACATTGCTAAAGTTGACATATGCAATGAAAGAAGGATTAAATTTGAACTATTTTTAAATCAGCTCTTacaaattcaagaaatttgtGAGGATGATTTATTTAGGACGTTTTTGACCAACCCCTTATCATTCAGTATAAACAGAAACCCCGAAGAATTACCTTTGATTAACAATTCCCAAAGCTATGAGTGCATACCAGAACTTTCTTTAATGGATGAGGGTCTTAGATCAACTGATGATTTAGTTTACGACAATAAATACCTTACTTCTCATTATGCAAAGGTACCCACATCGAACGAAACGAAATCAACTGTAAAGATTATCTCAGAATTCTTTATAGCAATATTTTCCAGTAGAACAAACTCGCGCTGGCTGCGAGGAAGAGCTATTGTGACACTATTACAACAATTAATGGGGAGCACCATTGACAAATACATGAAAGAGCAGGGTGATAAATGGAGCTCAGATAGTCATGTTAGTGATCTACTGGCTAGCTTAAAATTCTTATTATGGGGACCTAATGGAACTTTTAGGAGACCTAAGGTGGACAAGAAGGAAATAAGTAGCAATGAAAAACGCAAAGTAGAAATCAAGGCCTTCCAAATGATGCAAACCTTGTTTATCGAGCAATTTGGGACTTTTATAGGTTACCAAAGGTCAAAGGAAGCATCAAAGTCACTGCATGAGATGCTTCAGAatcaatatttgaattgCAATCTAGTCTTCGAGCTATTCGATGACATTATAGATGAATTCTTACTTAGAAAAGAGGAACTagaaacaaacaaaataacTATGTAA
- the SEC65 gene encoding RNA-binding signal recognition particle subunit SEC65 (CAGL0J06578g~Ortholog(s) have 7S RNA binding activity and role in SRP-dependent cotranslational protein targeting to membrane, signal sequence recognition, SRP-dependent cotranslational protein targeting to membrane, translocation) encodes MPKLEEIEDYDDIDNMDMDLAELDPTLNTPIAPKITPTVVRSQDIEEEERKKQYAGSNKEMISFINPQTGKVEESAPITKQELDEVKKFQVLYPCYFDKNRSHKEGRRVPIEMAVENPLAKTISDAVREYGLLSIFEGDKCHPQDFGNPGRIRVLLKEEGKLVPSASKFSGGKRQLMKLVAEYLQKHPTTVESLRELPYGPDFDNIEFKKIPKVKGFKMNDIVPLHSPYLWGHPMTKSIYEAPKIEAPEKQFKAPKNKFKVVRR; translated from the coding sequence ATGCCGAAGTtggaagaaattgaagacTACGATGACATCGACAATATGGATATGGATCTGGCGGAGCTGGATCCAACTTTGAATACACCAATTGCTCCAAAGATAACACCCACAGTGGTCAGAAGTCAGgatattgaagaagaagaacgtAAAAAGCAATATGCTGGTAGCAACAAGGAAATGATAAGTTTCATCAACCCTCAAACAGGTAAAGTTGAAGAATCCGCCCCAATCACAAAACAAGAACTAGATGAGGTTAAAAAATTCCAAGTTTTATATCCTTGctattttgataaaaacAGATCACACAAGGAGGGTAGAAGAGTTCCAATAGAAATGGCTGTTGAGAATCCGTTGGCAAAAACTATATCAGATGCTGTGCGTGAATATGGCTTACTATCTATATTTGAAGGTGACAAATGTCATCCGCAGGACTTTGGTAACCCAGGAAGAATCAGGGTTTTGctcaaagaagaaggcaAGTTAGTTCCAAGTGCTTCTAAGTTCTCTGGTGGTAAAAGACAACTCATGAAGCTTGTTGCTGAGTATTTACAGAAGCATCCCACAACTGTGGAATCCCTAAGGGAACTACCATATGGTCcagattttgataatatagAGTTTAAGAAGATTCCTAAAGTCAAAGGGTTTAAGATGAACGATATAGTACCGCTACATAGTCCATACTTGTGGGGCCACCCAATGACGAAATCAATCTATGAAGCTCCTAAGATTGAAGCACCTGAAAAGCAATTCAAGGCTCCTAAGAACAAATTCAAGGTTGTTAGAAGGTAA
- the URA5 gene encoding orotate phosphoribosyltransferase URA5 (CAGL0J06600g~Orotate phosphoribosyltransferase 1) produces MPLEDYQKNFLELAIESQALKFGSFTLKSGRQSPYFFNLGLFNTGKLLSNLATAYAIAIIQSDLKFDIIFGPAYKGIPLAAIVCVKLAEIGGSKFQNVQYAFNRKEAKDHGEGGNIVGAALEGKKILIIDDVMTAGTAINEAFEIIAANQGQVVGSIIALDRQEVVGSPDSTDSMSATQAVSKRYNIPVLSIVSLSHVINFLDGRITAEEKQKIEDYLQKYGA; encoded by the coding sequence ATGCCATTGGAAGATTATCAGAAGAATTTCTTGGAGCTTGCCATTGAGTCCCAAGCTTTGAAGTTTGGCTCTTTCACTTTGAAGTCCGGCAGACAATCCCcatatttcttcaatttggGTTTGTTCAACACTGGTAAGCTGCTATCCAACTTGGCCACGGCCTATGCAATTGCCATTATCCAATCTGACTTGAAGTTTGACATCATCTTCGGTCCAGCTTACAAAGGTATCCCCTTAGCTGCCATTGTATGTGTTAAGCTTGCTGAAATTGGTGGTTCGAAGTTCCAAAATGTCCAGTACGCTTTCAACAGAAAGGAGGCCAAGGACCACGGTGAAGGTGGTAACATTGTTGGTGCAGCTCTAGAAGGTAAGAAGATCTTGATTATCGACGATGTTATGACCGCCGGTACTGCCATCAACGAGGCCTTTGAGATTATTGCTGCCAACCAAGGTCAAGTAGTGGGATCTATCATCGCTCTAGATAGACAAGAAGTTGTCGGCTCGCCAGATTCTACAGATAGCATGAGCGCCACCCAGGCTGTAAGTAAAAGATACAACATTCCAGTTCTAAGCATTGTATCACTGAGCCATGTTATTAATTTCTTGGATGGTAGAATCACCGCTGAggagaaacagaaaattgAAGACTACTTGCAAAAGTACGGGGCCTAG